A single region of the Xiphophorus maculatus strain JP 163 A chromosome 3, X_maculatus-5.0-male, whole genome shotgun sequence genome encodes:
- the LOC102234168 gene encoding pre-mRNA-splicing factor PRP46-like isoform X1: MFYCYFLSAAHFVDKEETVITVHCHDFTKKCFILHEIYTLPSISRKAELRSRLAELQLQLSGPQQTLGIVGDGNKEKMKRQVENAPETLSSQTPPASKILKGEAESKAAGTPAPAARQRAAGGNEGDTAGPQDATESAKVSLQSRDESGCSPEELLRQEEAEFSSLTASWEKARFRLRLLVGHNDIVTSVVAVDNLVVSGSRDTTVKVWHVPTATEQKNLGGHTGGVTCLSAPPLECCRRLARSLSLSDKERFILSGSADCNVKIWALSIGQCVKSIYTFNAVTALSFAPEGDGYIITGSDGGKVQAWSWHTFQNCQSVKAHEEAVTSIQSQGPLVFSGSAEGGVSVWENRRSEREPLKLLHHWSSQVTGLSGGPGSRLTLSPRGDRVVLAYGRASIKILHWRTGVISRLTNHSSITGVTDCVHQTGGILIGSCYDLANGESSLNLFSLPQCRYLASLTWPDAPRILCFAAWTTGSGDHRWVTGGRDLIVWEQLPSSGKNRGDVTVKRNSLMDTTVLESEGDTEEDEDTNDYEDNEDGGAEEDGSPGSWLRCVLQ, translated from the exons atgttttattgttattttctgtctgctgcACATTTTGTAGATAAAGAAGAAACGGTAATCACTGTACACTGCCATGACTTCACGAAGAAGTGCTTTATTCTTCATGAGATATATACACTACCTTCT ATCTCCAGGAAGGCGGAGCTGCGTTCCAGATTGGCTgagcttcagctgcagctttctgGCCCGCAGCAAACTCTTGGGATTGTGGGAGACGGAAATAAGGAGAAGATGAAAAGACAAGT GGAAAATGCCCCTGAGACCCTTTCATCACAAACGCCTCCAGCCTCCAAGATCCTTAAGGGAGAAGCTGAGTCCAAAGCTGCAGGAACGCCAGCGCCGGCTGCCAGGCAGAGGGCGGCAGGAGGAAACGAAGGAGATACGGCAGGACCTCAGGATGCGACTGAATCGGCCAAGGTGTCACTTCAGAGCAGAGACGAGTCAGGATGCTCTCCAGAAGAGCTGCTGCGGCAGGAAG aAGCAGAGTTTTCATCCCTCACAGCGTCCTGGGAGAAAGCGCGGTTTCGCTTGAGGCTGCTGGTGGGTCACAATGACATAGTCACCAGTGTGGTTGCTGTTGACAACCTGGTGGTTTCTGGAAG TCGAGACACGACGGTGAAGGTGTGGCACGTTCCCACGGCAACAGAGCAGAAGAACCTGGGGGGCCACACCGGCGGAGTCACCTGCCTGTCTGCGCCTCCCCTCGAGTGTTGCAGGAGGCTGG cCAGGTCCCTGTCCTTGTCTGACAAAGAGAGGTTTATTTTGAGCGGCTCTGCAGACTGCAATGTGAAGATCTGGGCCCTGAGCATCG GGCAGTGTGTTAAGTCTATCTACACATTCAACGCCGTGACTGCGCTCTCCTTCGCGCCTGAGGGGGACGGCTACATCATCACCGGTTCAG ACGGGGGGAAAGTTCAAGCCTGGAGCTGGCATACTTTCCAAAACTGCCAGTCAGTCAAGGCACACGAGGAAGCAGTCACCTCCATCCAG TCTCAGGGTCCTCTGGTGTTCAGTGGCTCGGCTGAGGGGGGGGTGTCTGTGTGGGAGAACCGGCGTTCGGAGCGAGAGCCCCTCAAGCTGCTGCACCACTGGAGCAGCCAGGTGACGGGCCTCAGCGGGGGGCCGGGCAGCCGACTGACGCTCAGCCCGCGCGGGGACCGGGTGGTCCTGGCTTACGGTCGAGCCTCCATCAAGATCCTTCACTGGAGGACAG GAGTGATATCCAGGCTGACCAATCACAGCAGCATCACCGGCGTGACAGATTGTGTTCACCAGACGGGGGGCATCCTAATTGGCTCCTGCTACGACCTGGCGAACGGCGAGAGCTCCCTTAACT TGTTCTCTCTGCCTCAGTGTCGCTATCTGGCCTCCCTGACCTGGCCGGATGCTCCCAGAATCCTCTGCTTCGCGGCGTGGACGACTGGTAGTGGAGACCACCGCTGGGTGACCGGCGGCCGAGACCTCATAGTGTGGGAGCAGCTCCCCAGTTCTGGGAAAAACAG GGGTGACGTCACGGTGAAGAGAAACAGCCTGATGGACACGACGGTGCTGGAATCAGAGGGGGACACAGAGGAAGACGAGGACACCAACG ATTACGAGGATAATGAGGACGGAGGGGCTGAGGAGGACGGATCGCCTGGCTCGTGGCTGCGCTGCGTTCTCCAGTGA
- the LOC102234168 gene encoding pre-mRNA-splicing factor PRP46-like isoform X2 has product MGEVRKLQKKLRQIENLEIKISLSPEEKYKISRKAELRSRLAELQLQLSGPQQTLGIVGDGNKEKMKRQVENAPETLSSQTPPASKILKGEAESKAAGTPAPAARQRAAGGNEGDTAGPQDATESAKVSLQSRDESGCSPEELLRQEEAEFSSLTASWEKARFRLRLLVGHNDIVTSVVAVDNLVVSGSRDTTVKVWHVPTATEQKNLGGHTGGVTCLSAPPLECCRRLARSLSLSDKERFILSGSADCNVKIWALSIGQCVKSIYTFNAVTALSFAPEGDGYIITGSDGGKVQAWSWHTFQNCQSVKAHEEAVTSIQSQGPLVFSGSAEGGVSVWENRRSEREPLKLLHHWSSQVTGLSGGPGSRLTLSPRGDRVVLAYGRASIKILHWRTGVISRLTNHSSITGVTDCVHQTGGILIGSCYDLANGESSLNLFSLPQCRYLASLTWPDAPRILCFAAWTTGSGDHRWVTGGRDLIVWEQLPSSGKNRGDVTVKRNSLMDTTVLESEGDTEEDEDTNDYEDNEDGGAEEDGSPGSWLRCVLQ; this is encoded by the exons ATGGGGGAGGTGAGGAAGCTGCAGAAGAAGTTAAGGCAGATTgaaaatctggaaataaaaatcagtctgAGCCCAGAGGAGAAATATAAG ATCTCCAGGAAGGCGGAGCTGCGTTCCAGATTGGCTgagcttcagctgcagctttctgGCCCGCAGCAAACTCTTGGGATTGTGGGAGACGGAAATAAGGAGAAGATGAAAAGACAAGT GGAAAATGCCCCTGAGACCCTTTCATCACAAACGCCTCCAGCCTCCAAGATCCTTAAGGGAGAAGCTGAGTCCAAAGCTGCAGGAACGCCAGCGCCGGCTGCCAGGCAGAGGGCGGCAGGAGGAAACGAAGGAGATACGGCAGGACCTCAGGATGCGACTGAATCGGCCAAGGTGTCACTTCAGAGCAGAGACGAGTCAGGATGCTCTCCAGAAGAGCTGCTGCGGCAGGAAG aAGCAGAGTTTTCATCCCTCACAGCGTCCTGGGAGAAAGCGCGGTTTCGCTTGAGGCTGCTGGTGGGTCACAATGACATAGTCACCAGTGTGGTTGCTGTTGACAACCTGGTGGTTTCTGGAAG TCGAGACACGACGGTGAAGGTGTGGCACGTTCCCACGGCAACAGAGCAGAAGAACCTGGGGGGCCACACCGGCGGAGTCACCTGCCTGTCTGCGCCTCCCCTCGAGTGTTGCAGGAGGCTGG cCAGGTCCCTGTCCTTGTCTGACAAAGAGAGGTTTATTTTGAGCGGCTCTGCAGACTGCAATGTGAAGATCTGGGCCCTGAGCATCG GGCAGTGTGTTAAGTCTATCTACACATTCAACGCCGTGACTGCGCTCTCCTTCGCGCCTGAGGGGGACGGCTACATCATCACCGGTTCAG ACGGGGGGAAAGTTCAAGCCTGGAGCTGGCATACTTTCCAAAACTGCCAGTCAGTCAAGGCACACGAGGAAGCAGTCACCTCCATCCAG TCTCAGGGTCCTCTGGTGTTCAGTGGCTCGGCTGAGGGGGGGGTGTCTGTGTGGGAGAACCGGCGTTCGGAGCGAGAGCCCCTCAAGCTGCTGCACCACTGGAGCAGCCAGGTGACGGGCCTCAGCGGGGGGCCGGGCAGCCGACTGACGCTCAGCCCGCGCGGGGACCGGGTGGTCCTGGCTTACGGTCGAGCCTCCATCAAGATCCTTCACTGGAGGACAG GAGTGATATCCAGGCTGACCAATCACAGCAGCATCACCGGCGTGACAGATTGTGTTCACCAGACGGGGGGCATCCTAATTGGCTCCTGCTACGACCTGGCGAACGGCGAGAGCTCCCTTAACT TGTTCTCTCTGCCTCAGTGTCGCTATCTGGCCTCCCTGACCTGGCCGGATGCTCCCAGAATCCTCTGCTTCGCGGCGTGGACGACTGGTAGTGGAGACCACCGCTGGGTGACCGGCGGCCGAGACCTCATAGTGTGGGAGCAGCTCCCCAGTTCTGGGAAAAACAG GGGTGACGTCACGGTGAAGAGAAACAGCCTGATGGACACGACGGTGCTGGAATCAGAGGGGGACACAGAGGAAGACGAGGACACCAACG ATTACGAGGATAATGAGGACGGAGGGGCTGAGGAGGACGGATCGCCTGGCTCGTGGCTGCGCTGCGTTCTCCAGTGA
- the pianp gene encoding PILR alpha-associated neural protein isoform X2, with translation MERCSISPVARLAALIFLLLAALLSQPSTCSGEEDEKPENSPSAQLSVNSQVTPTPLWAVVWGPTQPLEEDATYHLLSSQETDHLHLQEVSSATPGDWVYLDSSVQPQEKAHLESRNREGEKDGGTEAEEAKPEEVDPQFYVTVTISSLLILTAVIITAKLWIPVVNL, from the exons ATGGAGAGATG CTCCATCTCTCCTGTCGCACGACTCGCTGCCCTCATCTTCCTGCTCCTGGCCGCCCTGCTCTCACAGCCCTCCACCTGTAGCGGCGAAGAGGACGAGAAGCCGGAGAACTCCCCGTCTGCACAGCTGTCCGTCAACTCCCAGGTGACGCCCACCCCGCTGTGGGCGGTGGTGTGGGGGCCCACGCAGCCTCTGGAGGAGGATGCCACCTACCACTTGCTGTCCAGCCAGGAAACCGACCACCTGCACCTGCAGGAGGTCAGCAGCGCCACGCCGGGGGATTGGGTCTACCTCGATTCAAGCGTGCAGCCCCAGGAGAAAGCACACTTGGAGTCCAGGAAcagggagggagagaaggaTGGAGGGACGGAGGCAGAGGAGGCGAAACCCGAGGAAG tggACCCTCAGTTCTACGTCACCGTGACCATCTCCTCGCTGCTCATCCTGACAGCCGTCATCATCACAGCCAAACTCTG